CAGAAGGTTAAAAGAATGCCGAGTAGAGGTAATTGGCCGGAAACCTGCTAGAGGAGTCCTAATGAGGCCCCTCAAACTTCCACACCAATTGTGAGGGACTAACAGTTGGGAACCCTCGTCTCAAAAAGGCAGGAATTGCGATGTTCCACTTTATTCAACCCTCTTCAAATTGATTTTCAACTTTTCTACATACCATTTAAAGCCCTCTTCATCAACTATGTGGAACTCAAAGGGATGATAATCAGGTAAACCAGCAAGCTCCTCTATTTTAGCCTTAAGTTCGGCCCTTTCTCGGGGACTTTTAGGAGCTCTTGGAACCTTTATTAGCAAATCAACGTCACTTCCAGCGGTGAATTTTCCTGTTAGGACACTTCCAAATACATAGACCTCACAACTACCAAAAATACTATTACAAGCCTTCTTTATTGCTGGTAAGTAGAGGTGGTAGTTTTTTATCATGATGTATCTCTTTCTTCCACGCTCAATTATCGAGTTGATTAATTTTTCT
The window above is part of the Pyrococcus sp. NA2 genome. Proteins encoded here:
- a CDS encoding nucleotidyltransferase domain-containing protein, whose product is MSLKEKLINSIIERGRKRYIMIKNYHLYLPAIKKACNSIFGSCEVYVFGSVLTGKFTAGSDVDLLIKVPRAPKSPRERAELKAKIEELAGLPDYHPFEFHIVDEEGFKWYVEKLKINLKRVE